One Glycine max cultivar Williams 82 chromosome 8, Glycine_max_v4.0, whole genome shotgun sequence genomic window, GAATTTTTGTGGTCATTCTTTGTTGCGATTTTAcaatgacattttattttaaggttTAAAACTTAGAGATTATGTATCCATGGGCTTGTTAATAAAACGTGATATTGTTATAAGTCGTATTATAACTCTAATCGAATGGCGTATATAACTATAATTTTCTgcttggaattttttttaacacttacTATAGCTAGTGGCTGTTGCAAAAAGGTTAAACAAGACTAATTGAGTGAAACTTGCTCGCCCTCAAAATCTAATTTCATTTATGTCATTACCATAAAccatttatgttatttttattttcttcttaagaattttgttatttattgagTCTAGTTTAGATAAAATTCctaataaatacttataaaaataaaataaattaaaaaaagtaagataAACAATGTTTTAAGTTATGTACCTAgcttgatatttttaaaatttctctcatttaacttttttcataaattgaggtacataaattaattttagttaatgagagatgtttaatttatttaccttTATAATTTATggtattttcttctcctttaaAAAAAGTATCCAAATTAACTATCAATTTACTATTTGCATATATAGTCAAAAGTGTAAAACACAAGTGCAAAAGCCACACcactaaaaaattgaaatgtacGTAGGCTTTAATCACTTCCATTTCTACACGTGTTTGATGGGATTGTACAAACGAGAATGTCTACTCTGTGCTTATACACTAAGGAGTGAAAACAAATTGATCCTTTAAAAGTGTAGAAAGTAAGAAGAAGGGCATTCAATTCATAACTTGTGTGGTTTGTGTTAAAACATCCAAAACCCAAGTCACAGAGGCCATGGCCATGTTGGTTCAAAGCAAGAAACTTCTTCACTTCCTTCTCTCACACACTTGCCCAACTCTTTCACCTCGGATGCCCTTGCTCTCTGCcacaataaacaaataaataaacaatttgacAATCAACTATTCATTCATGATCATGTCTAAACTATATTCAAGAGTAAACTAAACCTTCACGTTGCTTTCTAAAATTATAAGAcattattcacaatgataccTAAATCTATAAAACTTATTACTTTAGTCTAGCtagcttaaatttaaaaaatgttgagaatttcattttagtccttgCAATATTTTATAAAGTCAGGACAATAGTGGAGATGTACAAAATCTCATAAAGTGGAGGTTACTCGTATTTTTATATTACCACTTCTTATAAATGTTATCCATCACAATTCACAAGTCTCAATTGTTTGCACACCACACATAATGAACAGCACTAAAACAAGCATATCCTTCAGTAACATAAGGCCGAGAAATATTTAGGAGTAGGCACCTGCATTGTTTCCAAAGCATCTGACTCTGAATTTAAGTCATAGTAGGTACTTGCTGCAGTAAGCTTCATAGAGAGGAACTGCAAGTAAAATCAAACATTAAGTGATATTAATGTTACGTTTCAAGTATTTTTCGCAATATTTAATTAACTGAATGCTACTATTCTTTCGatccttcactttttttttcatcacttACCTCCACTTGATGTTGCAAGGACTGGACATAGTTTATTATCTCGTCCAACATTATTGCCATACCCATTGTCTGCAAGTCCATTAAtgtgaaaggaaaaagaaaatcagaTATCAACATTATTggcataataataaataagtaaataaagaaacaaatcttTACCTTGTAACATCCTGGGACAATGTTCTGCAAACACCTaagtttttcattaattttcccTCTTCTAACCTGAATaccaataaatgaaaaatatgtatTAGTCCACGTTCATTTAACCAgcataaaaattagaataaatagtCTATGTAACGAGAGGATAAAAGGTTTTTATATTGTAATGTAAATACAAATCACTGggataaatttgttaactttgaccagaaatattttaaaattaagtcacCCATGATGAACGAGATTTAGAAAATATACCCTTTCTGCTAAACTGTGACTATCAGTAGCTTGACCACGTTTGGCTCTAACATGAACTACTTCATTTGGTTTCTTGTCTTCTATCGAATTCCTCTTTACTCTCTTGCCTCTTCCAGAACTCTGAACACatgcagaaaaaataaaacattaatctCTATCTTGTATAAGTTCAAAAAATTATGCATgaagaatataataaaatgaactagtggaagaaaatttacattttttgtcTTGCTTCCACTCTCAGAAACAGCAGGAGTTGAATTTGCAGAACTTGGCTCACATATATCAGTTGCTTTCCTCTTTTGACCTTCATGGATTTCATTTTTAACTGAACCAATAGGAACTAAAACTGGAACTTCATTGTGATCGACACATTGAACAAGAGCCGGAAAATTTTCTTCCAATAAGTTTCCTGGAAATTCAGCTTCTGGAGAGCCTAAGAAGCTTTCACAGGAGAATGGCATCATGAAGTTCTGAATTTCCATGTTATCAATATCTAAGAAAGGAAACCTAAGACTTTGCAAATCTGCAGTGAATTCAGCCATGTGATTTTTAAGAAGAAAGTTTTTGAAAGGTTATAATTGGTATCTGGATAATGTGCCTGACGCTGCTATTTATAATGTGAGATTGCAGCTACATTAACCAATAGGAGTAATCTAACTAACCCACGTGGCAACTCAAGCTTCCTTAGTTGTGTTCCCCTGGTTGGCCCCATATACAGGAGAAATGTCCAATTTCAATATGGGAACTTTAGTTGTGAGACAAGCACTGTAATATGGGTCAATGCTTTATGAGGAAAAAGCACGGTCTATTTTTTTGGAGCTttcaaaacttttaatttaatgacaaaaaagaaaaacctttaATTGGGATTCCTATATCTTTGAGATCTTTTATCAAAGTTTTATCTGTAGTTGGAAAAGGCTAGTTGTTTGTAGAAGCACATAGTTTAGGTTAGAGTACTCTTCCCAAATTTGAACATTATGACTCTTTAGTTTGTATTGCAGAGTGGAACTTAATCTTTTAGCTTTTAGTACTGGAAGATTTAGTCTCTTGTTTCTGCAattatttcaacaaacattttcGGAAGCTAGGGCTTATTTCctgatttttacttttaaattcttgctcaaccaacaacaacaataataaaaggcttttttttttttttccatcaagTGAAGTCAGCTACATGAATCACATAGGGTCATTCAACTTGGGTAAAGATtagattttcaaaaaaattatttatcaaacgaTCCCTTAACTACTTTTCCGGATATCCTTCTTGGTCTCAATCCCCCTTTTCAAAAGACTAAAAACCATGTAATATAATTTCCTCATCGATGCTTCCAGTGAATTTTTCTGTACACGTCGTAAATTACTTTAActgatttttgttattttttcctcAATCAGCGTTACATCAATATCTCCCGTATACAATAATTTTGTATCATTCCCATTTTTTCTCAACCGTAATTTAAAAgttgattgaaatattttttttaattcctttcttataatttttacgtGTTGAATTACTCGGTACCTACCTGCATCATTAACACAGTAATAAGCAAGTAACCTTTGATCTTCTAGCATGTTTGTCCGAACTTGATGCCATATCATCATGGTGCTTTATGTTTGATACTGAGAACCTTACTCCCTCTGCCTCTTTAAAAAGTGTtgtgttgaaacttgaaagtataattttaatattgatcATACACGTAGTGGGAAAAGGCTCCGCGGAATTTCTTGGCAAGCAAGTTTTATTAAGCTATTCAAACCTTTCAATTACCACTGTTTAAATGACgcacttcattttcttttgtttggtgACTAGCCTCTGATTTGGACTGACATTTGAGAAGTGAATGAACCAAACTGTAGAATATAAGTAGCCTTATGACATGTGGAGTGTACCTTTGGCCTATGGCAGTTCATTCAATTCTCATTTAAGGGATAGATTCTTAGGCCTCAAATGTCTAAAGAAACCATATGGGCAAATAGCAATAGTGGTTGCCCTATGTACCCAATTGTAGTTGTAGCCCTTACAAAAGTGGACATGGTTTGAACATTTGTGAGCATTGAGGATTTGTATACAAAGACAAACTGTTAACTTTGGGACAACCGTCCCTATAGCAGTAAGACCTTACTAGCCCTTTTCAAAGCCATATAGCAGGCATTGCCTAATTTGACAACTTGAATGTAAGACCTTACGAGATTGCATGAGATTTTTTGGTTACCACATTTGcctaattgattaaatattatcTTCCATGTTATAAACGTGCGATGAACCTTGCCCATGCACTTGCATTTAATCCCTTAGTAAATATTAAGGTACTACAGCCAAACGAGTTCGAGTTTGGATGAGGATACCATATACATATGGATGGCTATTAGTTAGGTTGGATTTACCTAACACATAACTGCAGTACTTGACCTTTGCGAGAATCCTATGTACTTTCGATTTTCTCCATATTGCTCCCTACTCTCCtttctcttgtttttattttttatatattttttcattcaggTAAAAATTCTAATCactcctaaaatatattttactaggAGAGTAAATTATCCATACTATTTTGTACAACGAAGATCCACAATTCTTTTTACAATTATATAgaattaagaataaaagaagaaaaaaaatataagataaaatgagCTATATGATAGCTAAAAACACAGAAAAAGTTAACTTGcaagtaaaaaatgttaaaagaaatTGTTATACAATAATATAGATTTATCGATAATAAAGGGATTCATTTGCAAAAGTAGTAGAAAAGTGCATGTCCCTCTTTTTTAATcatactaaaaatcaaattaggttcttataaagtgaaaaaagtaagaaaaatatataagattttgAGATATTTCGTTCATATTTTAGTTTGAATCAAAAGAATGTATTTTCACTTTCTTATTGTACACATTTTCTCAAAGTTTAAgcaaaaactaaattcacaataatcaattataatgTCTAAAAAATGGTATAAGTAAAATAAACTCGTTATCAA contains:
- the LOC100777160 gene encoding transcription factor BEE 3; this encodes MAEFTADLQSLRFPFLDIDNMEIQNFMMPFSCESFLGSPEAEFPGNLLEENFPALVQCVDHNEVPVLVPIGSVKNEIHEGQKRKATDICEPSSANSTPAVSESGSKTKNSSGRGKRVKRNSIEDKKPNEVVHVRAKRGQATDSHSLAERVRRGKINEKLRCLQNIVPGCYKTMGMAIMLDEIINYVQSLQHQVEFLSMKLTAASTYYDLNSESDALETMQRARASEVKELGKCVREGSEEVSCFEPTWPWPL